Within Quercus lobata isolate SW786 chromosome 5, ValleyOak3.0 Primary Assembly, whole genome shotgun sequence, the genomic segment AGtattctttcatttctttgcATTCCCATCTTCTGTGCCAATGCCAGCAGTGTGCTTCACAGCATCTAGTGCACCTTGGGCCATGTTCTGTGCACCTTGGGCCATGCTCTTCACTTGATCCCCAGTCTTCTGGATTATCCCACCGGTCTCCACCTTGCCGGCCTCGGATTTCCCGCGGGCCGCTTGGGCCGTCTCCGAGGTCTTCTCCTTCGCGGCCTCGGCAGTTTGGGAGGCCTTTTCTTTGGCTGATTGGGCTGCGCTTGAGGTCTTCTCTTTGGCAGCCTCGGCCGTCTCATAGGCCTTGTCCTTTCCCTCTCTAGCCTTATCCCCTAATTGGCCCACTGTCTGGTTGGTCTTCTCCTGAATACATAAGCAACATCAAGACTGTAAATTTAGAGtcaggaaaaaaataaaggaagaagaaaaaaataaaggcaataATATGATCAAAAGGAGCAAAAAAATATCAAGTAGAAAAGAGAATCTAGATAAACCAATTTCAAAAAACAGCAAGTAAAAAAGAGAAACTATATgaacaaatttcaaaaatagtaAGTAGAAAAGAGAATCTAGATGAACCAATTTCAAAAACAGTAAGTAGAAAAGAGAATCTAGATGAACTACATAAATAATGTGTAGAAGAAAACTATATGAATAATGTTAGTTGTCCAAATATAACTATGATTTTGCATGATGAACGCTCCCAAATTGTACATTAAtcctaacattttctttttgccAACCAGTAATTAACATAAAGGAAACTTACAAAACCTGCATGATGCATCGTTATGAGTAAGAAAAAAACTACACCAACACAATCATTGGGGACCATATATAAGCACAAAATAAGAACAATTCCCCATACCATTTTCTTCTACGAAAAGTAGTGATTGCTATTTAGCTGAAGTTGATGCTTATTTCTGAGAACTGATAAAAAGTGTTGAGTGATTGTTGTATCAGAAAATCTTTCTTGCAGTGATGAGAAGAGAGCTTCCCAGGATTGTATATTTATAGTATATCATGTACCGCACTTGATCGACACGTGTCCTACTCTTGCAATGACAGAACAGTGGCCTAGGAATAGAATGTGTCCAACCTTCGACACGTGTTGAGACACGTGCCTTCATGCGTCGGTTATGGATTTgtgattatccaaaaaaatatgtattggATTTGTAACTCAAGCCTGTGGATTGTTGCCACGTC encodes:
- the LOC115988992 gene encoding late embryogenesis abundant protein 2-like, which gives rise to MEKTNQTVGQLGDKAREGKDKAYETAEAAKEKTSSAAQSAKEKASQTAEAAKEKTSETAQAARGKSEAGKVETGGIIQKTGDQVKSMAQGAQNMAQGALDAVKHTAGIGTEDGNAKK